A genome region from Microbacterium profundi includes the following:
- a CDS encoding DUF4012 domain-containing protein, with protein sequence MTTRAELRAEKSRRPLLRSFRFWIPVGLLLLLLVLAVAGLLIGKPIYDRAMSARSSLEQAIPLATTAKDQILAGDSEGAKATAAQLATLTADAREQTDDGMWKSLEWVPFVGPNLHAVRTAAVVTDDLVTGALTPATNLSLKALTPVDGAINIAAITDMQTAVTQAADAVDKAATDLDGIDREALIPQVGGALTQLTDAVDEMQPLLGPAKDIIGVLPAALGADGPRNYLTIFQNNAESRGTGGNPAAIVMLTADQGKISITQQASSADFNNGRETPIIDLDPETVAIYGDKIGRYVQDTTMSPEFSETAEIIRAFWAESFGTPVDAVVSFDPVALSYLLKATGPVTVPAEVDVDGYTVQIVDQPVELTADNAVPYLLNQVYSEIKEPVLQDAFFAMAAGTIFDAVTSGSADPKALLTSLTEAIDEGRLMYVPSDPAEAELVGDTRLSGTLPSTNESETLLGVYINDITEGKLDYYMQLDIAASSTQCESDSPVFSTTATLANMLKPADVDGLANYISPGRFFPKGVVSTDLVIYGPVGATLSSVTVDGTAVNAPTFTHMGRPAVKVNIENPPSAAHSVTAEFTAAEGEYGPLSVRHTPMVRDVPLVLDSPDCPAS encoded by the coding sequence ATGACGACGAGAGCCGAGCTGCGTGCTGAGAAGTCGCGCCGACCCCTGCTGCGCAGCTTCCGCTTCTGGATTCCCGTCGGGCTTCTGCTGCTGCTGTTGGTTCTCGCCGTCGCGGGACTTCTGATCGGCAAGCCCATCTACGACCGCGCGATGTCTGCAAGGAGTTCTCTGGAGCAGGCGATTCCGCTCGCGACAACGGCGAAAGACCAGATCCTCGCCGGTGACAGCGAAGGTGCGAAGGCGACTGCCGCGCAGCTCGCAACGCTGACCGCGGATGCTCGTGAGCAGACCGATGACGGCATGTGGAAGAGCCTGGAGTGGGTGCCGTTCGTCGGCCCCAACCTGCACGCGGTGCGCACGGCTGCGGTTGTCACCGATGATCTGGTCACGGGCGCGCTGACGCCGGCAACGAACCTGAGCCTGAAGGCGCTCACCCCTGTCGACGGAGCCATCAACATCGCTGCGATCACCGACATGCAGACGGCCGTGACGCAGGCGGCGGATGCTGTCGATAAGGCCGCTACGGATCTCGACGGTATCGATCGCGAAGCCCTCATCCCACAGGTCGGGGGGGCGCTTACTCAGCTCACCGACGCCGTCGACGAGATGCAGCCGCTTCTCGGCCCGGCAAAGGACATCATCGGTGTGCTGCCCGCCGCGCTTGGCGCCGATGGCCCACGCAACTATCTAACGATCTTCCAGAACAACGCCGAGTCCCGCGGGACGGGTGGCAACCCGGCAGCGATCGTGATGCTGACGGCAGACCAGGGCAAGATCAGCATCACCCAGCAGGCGTCTAGCGCCGATTTCAACAACGGGCGCGAGACGCCGATCATCGACCTCGACCCCGAGACGGTCGCGATCTACGGCGACAAGATCGGGCGTTACGTACAAGACACGACGATGTCCCCCGAGTTCTCCGAGACGGCTGAAATCATTCGTGCGTTCTGGGCCGAGTCGTTCGGCACGCCTGTGGATGCCGTTGTCTCGTTCGATCCGGTCGCGCTCAGTTATCTACTGAAGGCGACCGGTCCGGTCACCGTTCCCGCAGAGGTCGACGTCGATGGGTACACGGTTCAGATTGTCGATCAACCGGTCGAACTCACTGCCGATAACGCGGTCCCGTACCTCCTGAACCAGGTGTATTCGGAGATCAAGGAGCCCGTTCTGCAGGACGCGTTCTTCGCAATGGCGGCCGGTACGATCTTCGATGCTGTGACGTCTGGATCGGCCGATCCGAAGGCGCTGCTCACCAGCCTCACCGAGGCGATCGACGAGGGTCGCCTGATGTACGTGCCGTCCGACCCCGCCGAAGCGGAGCTGGTGGGAGACACACGGCTGTCAGGAACGCTGCCCTCAACGAACGAAAGCGAGACGCTTCTCGGCGTCTACATCAACGACATAACCGAGGGCAAACTCGACTACTACATGCAACTCGACATCGCTGCCTCGTCAACTCAGTGCGAGTCCGATTCGCCCGTGTTCTCCACCACCGCGACGCTGGCGAACATGCTTAAGCCGGCAGACGTAGACGGGCTGGCCAACTACATTTCTCCCGGTCGCTTCTTCCCGAAGGGAGTCGTCTCGACGGACCTCGTGATCTACGGACCGGTCGGAGCGACCCTGTCGTCTGTGACCGTTGACGGCACAGCCGTGAACGCGCCAACGTTCACCCACATGGGACGGCCCGCGGTGAAGGTGAACATCGAGAACCCACCCAGTGCAGCTCACTCGGTCACGGCGGAGTTCACTGCCGCAGAAGGCGAGTACGGACCTCTGTCGGTGCGTCACACCCCTATGGTGCGCGACGTCCCACTCGTTCTGGATAGCCCCGATTGTCCGGCGAGTTGA
- a CDS encoding sugar nucleotide-binding protein, translating into MSDIFGKQLQRIETPIPGLVLFELPVHGDSRGWFKENWQREKMTALGLDDFGPVQNNISFNDEVGTTRGIHAEPWDKWVSVATGRIFGAWVDLREGPSFGAVFTTEIDPSRAIFVPRGVGNSYQTLAPDTAYAYLVNDHWSPAAEYAFLNLADETAAIEWPIPLSDVEISEKDKAHPRLADVAPIPPRKTLVLGAGGQLGLALRARLGDAAHIEYTTRAELDVTAPDIARARRWRDYGTIINAAAYTAVDAAETPEGRAAAWQANAVAVAALARIANENRITLVHISSDYVFDGTEQGAYAEDAAFAPLGVYGQSKAAGDLAAQTASRHYIVRTSWVIGEGKNFVRTMASLAERGIDPSVVSDQVGRLSFTNDIANAIVHLLDVAAGYGTYNVTCAGAELSWADIAREVFRLTGQDPARVSDVTTAEYFANATNPVSPRPMNSILDLTKITATGFTPRDGGGALAAYLASH; encoded by the coding sequence GTGAGCGACATCTTCGGCAAGCAGCTGCAGCGCATCGAGACGCCGATCCCCGGACTGGTGCTGTTCGAGCTGCCCGTGCACGGTGACTCGCGCGGCTGGTTCAAGGAGAACTGGCAGCGCGAGAAGATGACCGCACTCGGGCTGGACGACTTCGGTCCGGTGCAGAACAACATCTCCTTCAACGACGAGGTCGGCACGACCCGCGGCATCCACGCCGAACCGTGGGACAAGTGGGTCTCGGTCGCGACCGGACGCATCTTCGGTGCCTGGGTGGACCTCCGCGAGGGCCCCAGCTTCGGCGCCGTCTTCACGACCGAGATCGACCCCTCGAGAGCGATCTTCGTGCCCCGCGGAGTCGGCAACTCGTACCAGACACTCGCACCCGACACGGCATACGCCTACCTCGTGAACGACCACTGGTCGCCCGCCGCCGAATACGCGTTCCTCAACCTCGCAGACGAGACGGCCGCCATCGAGTGGCCGATCCCGCTCAGCGACGTCGAGATCTCCGAGAAGGACAAAGCCCACCCGCGCCTCGCCGACGTCGCACCTATCCCCCCACGCAAGACGCTGGTGCTCGGTGCAGGCGGGCAGCTCGGTCTCGCACTGCGTGCTCGTCTCGGAGATGCCGCGCACATCGAGTACACCACCCGTGCCGAACTCGACGTCACAGCCCCCGACATCGCGCGGGCACGACGCTGGCGCGACTACGGCACGATCATCAACGCCGCCGCGTACACGGCCGTCGATGCCGCAGAGACGCCCGAAGGGCGTGCTGCCGCATGGCAGGCGAACGCTGTGGCCGTCGCGGCCCTCGCACGCATCGCCAATGAGAACCGCATCACACTCGTGCACATCTCGAGCGACTACGTGTTCGACGGCACTGAACAGGGTGCCTACGCTGAGGATGCCGCGTTCGCTCCGCTGGGCGTTTACGGCCAGTCTAAAGCTGCCGGAGACCTGGCCGCCCAGACCGCGTCACGGCACTACATCGTACGCACGTCGTGGGTGATCGGCGAAGGCAAGAACTTCGTGCGCACCATGGCTTCGCTCGCCGAGCGCGGCATCGATCCGAGCGTCGTCAGTGATCAGGTCGGGCGGCTGTCTTTCACAAACGACATCGCGAATGCCATCGTGCACCTGCTCGACGTCGCTGCCGGCTACGGTACCTACAATGTCACGTGTGCCGGCGCCGAACTCTCTTGGGCGGACATCGCCCGCGAGGTCTTCCGCTTGACCGGTCAGGACCCCGCGCGTGTGAGCGATGTGACCACCGCCGAATACTTCGCGAACGCGACCAATCCGGTCTCCCCCCGCCCGATGAACAGCATTCTGGATTTGACCAAGATCACCGCAACAGGGTTCACACCGCGTGACGGCGGCGGGGCCCTCGCAGCCTACCTAGCGTCCCACTAA
- the rfbB gene encoding dTDP-glucose 4,6-dehydratase, with translation MSRLLVTGGAGFIGSNFVHHVVENTDHHVTVLDALTYAGNRASLAGLPEDRVTFVHGDITDAPLVDELFANTDAVVHYAAESHNDNSLHDPRPFLDTNIIGTYTLLEAARRHDTRLHHISTDEVYGDLELDDPERFTETTPYNPSSPYSSTKAGSDLLVRAWVRSFGVRATISNCSNNYGPYQHVEKFIPRQITNVIRGIRPKLYGAGENVRDWIHADDHSSAVLTILDKGAMGETYLIGADGEKNNKDVVELILTAMGEPADAYDHVTDRAGHDLRYAIDSTKLRTELGWTPSFGDFESGLAATIDWYRANEDWWAPSKDATEAFYAGKGQ, from the coding sequence ATGAGCCGTCTGCTCGTGACGGGAGGGGCCGGCTTCATCGGTTCGAACTTCGTTCATCACGTTGTGGAGAACACCGACCACCACGTGACCGTCCTCGACGCGCTGACGTATGCCGGTAACCGGGCATCGCTGGCGGGGCTGCCGGAAGACCGGGTCACATTCGTGCACGGCGACATCACGGATGCGCCGCTCGTCGACGAACTCTTCGCGAACACGGATGCGGTCGTGCATTACGCGGCAGAGTCCCACAACGACAACTCGCTGCACGACCCTCGCCCTTTCCTGGACACGAACATCATCGGCACCTACACGCTGCTCGAGGCCGCACGCCGCCACGACACCCGTCTGCATCACATCTCCACCGATGAGGTGTACGGCGATCTTGAACTGGATGACCCGGAGCGGTTCACCGAGACCACTCCGTACAACCCGTCTTCGCCGTATTCGTCGACGAAGGCCGGATCCGATCTGCTGGTGCGCGCGTGGGTGCGCTCGTTCGGAGTGCGGGCGACGATCTCGAACTGTTCGAACAACTACGGCCCCTACCAGCATGTGGAGAAGTTCATCCCGCGTCAGATCACGAACGTGATCCGCGGCATCCGCCCCAAGCTCTACGGCGCTGGCGAGAACGTGCGGGACTGGATCCACGCCGATGACCACTCTTCCGCCGTGCTGACCATCCTCGACAAGGGCGCGATGGGTGAGACGTACCTGATCGGCGCGGACGGGGAGAAGAACAACAAGGACGTCGTCGAGTTGATCCTCACCGCCATGGGTGAGCCTGCAGACGCGTACGACCACGTCACCGACCGCGCCGGGCACGACCTGCGCTACGCGATCGATTCGACCAAACTGCGCACGGAACTCGGCTGGACACCCTCGTTCGGGGATTTTGAGTCGGGCCTTGCCGCGACGATCGATTGGTACCGCGCGAACGAGGACTGGTGGGCGCCCAGCAAGGACGCGACCGAGGCGTTCTACGCGGGGAAGGGCCAGTGA
- the rfbA gene encoding glucose-1-phosphate thymidylyltransferase RfbA, with product MKGIILAGGSGTRLHPITLGVSKQLIPVYDKPMVYYPLSTLMLAGIRDILVITTPHDAEHFERLLGDGTQFGIKLTFAQQPSPDGLAQAFTIGAEFIGDDSVALALGDNLLYGPGLGSKLQRFADIDGGAVFAYWVAEPEAYGVVEFDGEGKAISLEEKPASPKSNYAVPGLYFYDNDVVAIAQNLEPSARGEYEITDINRAYLERDKLQVEVLPRGTAWLDTGTFDQMTDAADYVRTMERRTALKIGVPEEVAWRQGYLTDDELRARADKLVKSGYGTYLLDLLRRGHV from the coding sequence GTGAAGGGCATTATTCTTGCGGGCGGTTCGGGTACTCGGCTGCACCCCATTACTCTCGGCGTCTCAAAGCAGCTGATTCCGGTGTACGACAAGCCGATGGTTTACTACCCGCTTTCGACGCTCATGCTCGCGGGTATCCGGGACATCCTGGTGATCACGACGCCGCATGACGCGGAGCATTTCGAGCGTCTGCTCGGCGACGGCACGCAGTTCGGGATCAAACTCACCTTCGCGCAGCAACCATCTCCGGACGGTCTGGCACAGGCGTTCACGATCGGCGCGGAATTCATCGGCGATGACAGCGTGGCCCTCGCGCTCGGTGACAACCTCTTGTACGGGCCCGGTCTGGGCAGCAAGCTGCAGCGGTTCGCCGACATCGACGGCGGTGCGGTGTTCGCATACTGGGTCGCTGAGCCGGAAGCGTACGGTGTGGTCGAGTTCGACGGTGAAGGCAAGGCGATCTCTCTGGAGGAGAAGCCCGCGTCCCCGAAGAGCAACTACGCGGTGCCCGGCCTGTACTTCTACGACAACGACGTGGTGGCGATTGCACAGAACCTCGAGCCGAGTGCGCGCGGCGAGTATGAGATCACTGATATCAACCGTGCCTATCTGGAGCGGGACAAGCTGCAGGTGGAGGTGCTGCCGCGCGGCACCGCGTGGTTGGACACCGGGACATTCGATCAGATGACGGACGCCGCGGACTACGTGCGCACGATGGAGCGTCGTACGGCGTTGAAGATCGGTGTGCCCGAGGAGGTGGCGTGGCGTCAGGGGTACCTCACAGATGACGAGCTGCGCGCGCGTGCGGACAAGCTGGTGAAGTCGGGCTACGGCACCTACCTGCTGGACTTGCTCAGGAGAGGACACGTATGA
- a CDS encoding glycosyltransferase WbsX family protein, translating to MKQVRTVAFYLPQFHAIPENDRWWGDGFTEWTNVRRAVPAFDDHHHPRQPGELGEYDLRNPEVMSRQIRLAAKGGVDAFCFYYYWFAGKRLLETPLDNHLTGGQDFPFCISWANENWSRRWDGKDHELLIAQEYGPDTATEVFDDFAKYLSDPRYLKVNGGLVLLVHRADHLPDPRQFARVWREEARRRGLGELHLVASETRPNLDPRAIGFDAIAEFPPVGSNTLASVQLTPPRGLKPHFRGRLMSYPRTARRYMRRRNPAFRRHPGVMPGWDNSARRGDKATVYLNSTPAAYARWLQSAREREADQAGEGLVFVNAWNEWAEGAYLEPDGAHGSAYLAATRGDETSMLAEHTPARIGVPRLPWLRSLALAAAASVLNLLRRVQDWQQSSGRP from the coding sequence ATGAAACAGGTACGTACGGTTGCCTTCTATCTGCCACAGTTTCACGCCATTCCTGAGAACGACCGGTGGTGGGGCGACGGCTTCACGGAATGGACGAACGTCCGCCGGGCCGTGCCCGCATTCGACGATCATCATCATCCGCGTCAGCCGGGCGAACTTGGCGAATACGACCTGCGCAATCCCGAGGTTATGTCAAGGCAAATACGTCTTGCGGCGAAGGGCGGTGTCGACGCCTTTTGCTTCTACTACTACTGGTTCGCCGGGAAACGCCTGCTCGAAACACCGTTGGATAACCATCTGACCGGCGGGCAGGACTTCCCGTTCTGCATCTCTTGGGCCAATGAGAACTGGTCGCGGCGCTGGGACGGCAAGGACCACGAACTCCTCATAGCACAGGAGTACGGTCCCGACACGGCGACCGAAGTTTTCGACGATTTCGCCAAATACCTGAGCGATCCTCGTTATTTGAAGGTGAACGGGGGACTCGTGCTCCTCGTGCACCGCGCAGACCACCTGCCGGATCCGAGACAGTTCGCCCGCGTGTGGCGGGAGGAAGCCCGGAGACGCGGCCTAGGCGAGCTGCATCTGGTCGCGTCCGAGACTCGACCGAACCTTGACCCCCGCGCAATCGGATTCGACGCCATCGCGGAGTTCCCTCCCGTAGGGTCAAACACGCTCGCGTCTGTACAGCTGACCCCCCCGCGCGGTCTCAAGCCCCACTTTCGCGGACGCCTGATGTCGTATCCGCGCACTGCGCGTCGCTATATGCGGCGTCGCAATCCGGCATTCCGCCGTCATCCGGGAGTCATGCCAGGATGGGACAATTCGGCGCGCCGCGGGGATAAGGCGACGGTCTATCTGAATTCAACCCCCGCCGCGTATGCCCGTTGGTTACAGTCGGCGCGCGAGCGAGAAGCTGATCAGGCGGGCGAAGGGCTCGTCTTCGTCAACGCATGGAACGAGTGGGCGGAGGGTGCATATCTGGAGCCGGACGGTGCCCACGGGAGCGCCTATCTTGCGGCAACACGTGGAGACGAAACGTCGATGCTTGCCGAGCATACCCCAGCACGTATAGGAGTTCCGCGCCTGCCGTGGCTCCGGTCACTTGCGCTCGCGGCTGCCGCCTCCGTACTGAATCTGTTGCGCCGCGTCCAGGATTGGCAGCAATCAAGTGGGCGACCCTGA
- a CDS encoding glycosyltransferase produces MISDQRVMDIVLRIANRDRGMRRGMKVERARGYICMAAFRPKHELLVRQIRSIQTQEISEWRCVIGIDGADADTRSAIEAVIGDDQRFVVREFPDNVGFYRNFERLLEEVPLDVGWVALADQDDEWFPEKLTRSVQGLEDAALVVGQVVVVGVDSAIGEISARRAVPLIAEFIDNQVTGSAAVFRRSLLDVALPFPDATDLAFHDHWLGVCALATGGIAVIDAPLQNYIQHGGNVIGEEQPSGIGARMRNLFRQAGSSPLDSLRYLRQHRWGWRVNMARRLLAVGPSLSHDDAPGVAAIARGRLSPTLIAATVSAVVRREAPPARTLGLLIGAATYR; encoded by the coding sequence GTGATCAGCGACCAGCGTGTAATGGACATAGTGTTGAGGATAGCCAATCGAGATCGCGGAATGAGGAGGGGCATGAAGGTTGAGCGTGCTCGCGGATACATCTGCATGGCCGCGTTCCGGCCGAAGCACGAACTGCTGGTCCGCCAAATCCGTTCCATCCAGACGCAGGAGATCTCGGAATGGCGCTGCGTGATCGGCATCGACGGTGCGGACGCCGACACACGATCGGCGATCGAGGCGGTGATCGGTGACGACCAGCGCTTCGTGGTGCGCGAGTTCCCCGACAACGTCGGGTTTTATCGGAACTTCGAGCGACTGCTTGAGGAAGTTCCCCTCGACGTCGGATGGGTCGCACTGGCAGACCAGGACGACGAGTGGTTTCCCGAGAAGCTCACCCGGTCGGTTCAAGGGCTAGAGGACGCCGCGCTCGTCGTAGGTCAAGTCGTCGTGGTCGGCGTCGACAGCGCAATCGGCGAAATCTCCGCGCGGCGAGCGGTCCCCCTCATCGCGGAGTTCATCGACAATCAGGTCACGGGTAGCGCGGCCGTGTTTCGCCGCTCGCTGCTCGACGTGGCACTGCCGTTCCCCGATGCCACCGACCTCGCTTTTCACGACCACTGGCTCGGCGTATGCGCACTCGCAACCGGTGGGATAGCCGTGATTGACGCACCTTTGCAGAACTACATCCAACACGGTGGCAACGTCATCGGCGAGGAGCAGCCGTCGGGAATTGGGGCCCGCATGCGCAATCTCTTCCGTCAGGCGGGCAGTTCTCCTCTCGACTCCCTCCGCTACCTCCGACAGCACCGATGGGGGTGGAGGGTAAACATGGCGCGTCGTCTGCTGGCCGTCGGGCCCTCGTTATCCCACGACGATGCCCCTGGGGTGGCCGCCATTGCGCGAGGACGCCTTTCTCCGACATTGATCGCCGCGACAGTCTCGGCTGTCGTGCGCCGTGAGGCTCCGCCGGCCAGAACCCTCGGACTGCTGATCGGCGCCGCGACGTATCGCTGA
- a CDS encoding glycosyltransferase, producing MSITRWSLITVTYNSATTLRRFWSGDRPREVEWIVVDNGSTDDSVQVARALGAQVIELSENLGFSAANNRGLKVARGSYIAFLNPDVRGKWSDLDELAKTIDAHGGLVSPQLMNADGSLQPNGRGAPLLMHKALHRLLPQRQDNGYLITAGLSEERYVFWLMGAAIMGSADVIRQLRGWNERYFLYYEDKDICIRAWDAGLTVVLDGRVNWLHGWARDTKSFRLKPWLREIDSLIRFYSLYSEFLFGGQSVARKHPQPNRLSASVASVA from the coding sequence ATGTCCATTACACGCTGGTCGCTGATCACGGTGACCTACAACAGCGCTACGACGCTTCGCCGCTTCTGGTCAGGGGACCGACCGCGGGAGGTGGAGTGGATCGTCGTCGACAACGGTTCGACCGACGACAGCGTGCAGGTCGCCCGTGCGCTGGGCGCGCAGGTCATTGAGCTCAGCGAGAACCTGGGTTTCTCGGCCGCAAATAATCGGGGGCTCAAAGTCGCGCGAGGGTCGTACATTGCATTCCTCAATCCCGACGTGCGCGGGAAGTGGTCGGATCTCGACGAACTAGCAAAAACGATCGACGCACACGGCGGACTGGTCAGCCCGCAGTTGATGAACGCGGACGGATCGCTGCAGCCGAACGGGCGCGGCGCCCCGCTATTGATGCACAAAGCGCTACACCGCCTCCTGCCCCAGCGGCAAGACAACGGATATCTGATCACTGCGGGTCTGTCAGAGGAACGGTATGTCTTTTGGCTGATGGGCGCCGCGATCATGGGCTCCGCCGACGTCATACGCCAGCTTCGGGGCTGGAACGAACGTTACTTCCTCTACTACGAGGACAAAGACATCTGTATCCGCGCCTGGGACGCGGGGCTCACCGTGGTCCTCGACGGTCGTGTGAACTGGCTGCACGGCTGGGCTCGGGATACGAAGTCTTTCCGTCTGAAGCCCTGGCTCCGTGAGATCGATTCGCTCATCCGCTTTTACTCGCTCTACTCGGAGTTCCTCTTCGGCGGACAGTCAGTCGCCCGCAAGCATCCTCAGCCGAATCGACTGAGCGCGTCGGTGGCGAGCGTTGCCTAG
- a CDS encoding lipopolysaccharide biosynthesis protein, whose translation MYAFATVAPVLVALLVTPLVTRQLGAAQYGVVGVGISLYQAGAILFGVGLSAAITRHAIISQSGVSGAIALVYVGAGVAGSLAVIALVLLPLWGRFLVPLEASLALAWPIVSALGLAVLTLSQSVFRAQNRVVTFVSLGVISAVSGPVLGLAITSLTSSSATNYLCGVAIGHTATAVASLVLLGFPGRSYFRFEEVTASLRIGLPTVPHSIASTFLTTVVVVLASRLDGIETAGRVQLAIFLGTAPLMILGAFNNSWAPMIYRASNQERARLLSQSSQVISVIVFALIGGFCLLVEPVARFIAGPELYSGDLTRFALVVATATPFMALYLMNINEVFRTGRTGPLAFTTPSAAALAIGAALALHATLTVGVLAFAIVLPVFHLMMGLISIWLRSRAGGAPPRIGGALPGLAAALALPLVLVSVTVPLWASVLGVLLLGATFVFASRHAIAAVR comes from the coding sequence GTGTACGCCTTCGCCACCGTGGCGCCGGTCCTCGTCGCGCTCCTCGTGACCCCCCTCGTAACCCGCCAACTCGGTGCCGCGCAATACGGCGTCGTCGGTGTTGGGATCAGCCTGTACCAGGCGGGCGCAATCCTTTTCGGCGTCGGCCTGTCCGCGGCGATCACGAGGCACGCGATAATCTCACAGTCCGGAGTCTCTGGCGCAATCGCCTTGGTGTACGTCGGGGCTGGAGTCGCCGGATCCCTCGCCGTGATCGCACTCGTGTTGCTCCCGCTCTGGGGCCGATTCTTGGTGCCCCTTGAAGCTTCCCTCGCGCTGGCGTGGCCCATCGTTTCGGCTCTCGGACTCGCGGTCCTCACGCTCAGCCAATCAGTCTTTCGTGCTCAAAACCGCGTGGTCACGTTCGTCTCTCTCGGCGTGATCTCTGCCGTGTCCGGACCGGTCCTCGGCTTGGCAATCACGAGCCTGACCTCATCATCCGCGACGAACTATCTTTGCGGGGTCGCGATCGGTCACACGGCGACCGCCGTGGCATCGCTGGTGCTTCTCGGGTTCCCTGGCCGGTCATACTTCCGCTTCGAAGAAGTCACGGCGAGCCTACGGATCGGGCTTCCGACCGTCCCTCATTCGATCGCGTCGACGTTTCTCACTACGGTCGTAGTCGTCCTGGCGTCCCGCCTGGACGGCATCGAGACCGCGGGACGCGTCCAACTCGCGATCTTCCTCGGAACCGCGCCCCTCATGATTCTCGGGGCATTCAATAACTCGTGGGCGCCGATGATCTATCGGGCTTCCAATCAGGAGCGAGCCCGTTTGCTCAGCCAATCGAGCCAAGTCATCTCGGTCATCGTGTTCGCGCTGATCGGCGGGTTCTGCTTGCTGGTCGAACCGGTCGCCCGTTTCATCGCTGGCCCCGAGCTATACTCCGGCGACCTAACTCGTTTTGCGCTTGTCGTGGCTACCGCCACGCCATTCATGGCGTTGTACCTGATGAACATCAACGAAGTCTTCCGAACCGGGAGGACGGGGCCGCTCGCTTTCACGACGCCGTCCGCGGCGGCTTTGGCTATCGGCGCCGCACTCGCTCTGCATGCGACTTTAACGGTCGGTGTACTCGCCTTCGCAATAGTCCTACCTGTGTTCCATCTGATGATGGGGTTGATCAGCATCTGGTTGCGTTCCCGAGCTGGCGGCGCGCCCCCGCGGATCGGTGGCGCGCTTCCGGGGCTTGCCGCTGCCCTCGCCCTGCCCTTGGTGCTGGTCTCGGTGACGGTACCGCTGTGGGCGTCCGTTCTTGGCGTACTCCTCCTTGGCGCGACGTTCGTCTTCGCCTCTCGGCACGCCATCGCGGCTGTCCGGTAA
- a CDS encoding cytidylyltransferase domain-containing protein, translating into MTSTRIPGKVLLEAGGKTMLAHHLDRLAVARHPVIVATTTKTDDDPIADIALTHGASVFRGSENDVLGRFAGAAREHALDVVVRVTSDCPLVDGELISEGIDCFIAEADDDLYLSNTLERSYPRGLDFEVFSAKALLDADTNAQGSVEREHVTPYLYRNRSGRAIMRSIRRSADASRFRITLDVPEDREVLMALIESHAAATLGAEELIALLEAHPEIAAINSGIEQKKLGQ; encoded by the coding sequence ATGACCAGTACGCGGATCCCCGGAAAGGTCCTGCTCGAAGCCGGCGGCAAGACAATGCTCGCCCACCACCTCGACCGCCTCGCCGTGGCGCGGCATCCCGTTATCGTCGCGACGACGACCAAAACGGATGACGACCCGATCGCCGATATCGCATTGACACATGGGGCTTCCGTGTTCCGAGGGAGCGAGAACGATGTGTTGGGTCGTTTCGCCGGTGCTGCCCGCGAGCATGCACTTGACGTCGTGGTTCGGGTTACGTCAGATTGCCCGCTTGTGGACGGCGAACTGATCAGCGAGGGCATCGACTGTTTCATTGCCGAGGCGGACGATGACCTCTACCTCTCGAATACCCTGGAGCGCAGCTACCCGCGTGGGCTTGATTTTGAGGTGTTTTCAGCCAAAGCGTTGTTGGATGCGGACACGAACGCGCAGGGCTCCGTGGAACGCGAGCACGTAACGCCCTATCTCTACCGGAACCGGTCGGGGAGGGCAATCATGCGGAGCATCCGACGCTCCGCGGACGCTTCGCGATTCCGCATCACGCTCGATGTACCGGAGGACCGCGAAGTGCTGATGGCGCTCATCGAAAGTCACGCAGCCGCGACTCTCGGGGCAGAGGAACTGATAGCGCTATTGGAAGCGCATCCGGAGATCGCCGCTATCAACTCCGGCATCGAGCAGAAGAAGCTCGGACAGTAG